DNA sequence from the Stigmatella aurantiaca genome:
GGAGGAGCGCTTCGAGATCGCCTTCCACCTGGAGCGCCCACCGCCCCTGGATGCCCGCATCACCCGGGAGATGTTCCGCCTTCATTGCACCCCTGCCATCAACCTCTTCCAGACGCCCGCGGATCCGCTCGTACACCATGCCCTGGGCAGCGAGCATCTGGTGCGGGCCTCGGAGCTGTCTCCTTCGCATGCCGAGGTGTACTCCGTGGACTCGGTCACAGGGTTGGCCGCGGGGCGCAGCGAGCGGCGCACCTACCAGCCCTTCCACGAGTTCGAGCACACGGTAGGCGAAGAAGCCGAGCCGACCTTCTATCGCCTGCGGCGCATCCAATCTCCCGTCGATGACGGCATCGACACCTACCTCACCCTGGAGACGCCGCGGGATGTCGCGCCCGTCCTGGGGGCAGAGGAGGTGCTGTCCATCGATCTCACCTGCACGAACCGGTCACTGCCCGCCCGCTTGCAGGTGGGGGACATCTGCCTGCCCACGTCGGCCTCGCCCACCAACGCGAAATTCAAGAACATCTCTCCGGTCAGCCGGCCCGCCCGCGCCCCCCTGGGTACGGAACTCCACTGGCGGCTGCTCTCGCACCTGGCGATCAACCAGCACGCCATCGCGGATGCCTCCGCGCTCCGGCGCTTGCTGGACCTGTACAACTTCCAAGCCTTGGCGGACAACCTCGCCGCCCGCGCCAGCCGCCTGCGCATCAACGCCGTCCGCACCGTGGAGACCCGGCCCCTCACCCGCTTCCTTGAGGGCACGCCCGTGCGCGGCAATCACTCCCTAGTCGAGCTCGACGAGACGAACTTCATGGGCGTGGGAGACGCCTTCCTCTTCGGCTGTATCCTGGATGAGTTGCTGGCCGCCCACGTCACCCTCAATTCCTTCAACGAGCTGGCCATCCGGCTCCAGCCCTCGCAGAGCGAGTTCGCATGGCTTCCGAGGAACGGCTCCCTGACGCTTTTGTAGAACCCGCCCGCCACCTGGCCGAGGAAGCCCCGCACGTGGGCTTCTTCCAGCTCGTGTCCTACCTGGAGCGGCTGACGGCCTCCGGGGCCGCCCGCGTCGGCAGTATCGGCCCGGTGAACGAGGAGATGATCCGCTTCCGGCATGATCCCTCCCTGGGATTCTCGTCGGGGGACGTCAGCGGCGTGACGCTGCGGCAAGTGCCGGTCCGCGCGGAGGACCCTTTCTCGCGGCGCCCCCTGTTCGAGGTGGTCACCCATTTCCTTGGACTCACGGGCTCCGTGAGCCCCTTGCCGCTGTACATCGCCGAGGAGATTGCGCAGGAGGATCCGGATCACGCCGTTCGCCGGGAGTTCCTGGACCTCTTCCATCACCGGCTGCTATCCCTGCTCTACCGCATCGAGTCCAAGTACCGCATCACCAGTGAGGCCAATTCCGACAACACCGATCAGTGGTCGCGGCGGCTGCTGGCACTGGCGGGCTTCGACACGTACGAGGGGGGCCACACGGGCAAGCTCTCCACCCGGCGGCTTCTGCGAATCGTGCCGCTGTTGGCCTCCCGTGCGCGGACGGCCGACAAGCTGGAGGCGGCGCTGGAGGATGTGCTGGGCAAGGAGCTGGAGGGGGCACGGGTCCGGGTGGAGCAGTTCGTCGGCCGCTGGGTGGACATCGATGCCCGGCTGCAACTTGGCCGCCGCAACCATATGCTCGGGAAGAACACCGTGCTGGGGGGCAAGGCTTATGACCGGATGGGGAAGATCAAGATTCACATCGAGCCCCTTCCCACCACCGTGTACCGGCGGATGCTCCCCGGAGGGGACCTGTTGCCTCAGGCCCGGGAGGTGGTGAAACTATTCTTGAAGGATCCCCTGGAGTACGAGTTCGAGCTGGGGCTGACAGAGGGCGTCACGCAGACGTTCCACCTCTTGACCCTCCAAGCCGCGCAACTGGGGCGGGACACCTGGCTCGGAAAAGGCAAGCAAGTGCGCCTCTCGATTCCCGTCACCTGAAGCATCACCTCGGAGGCGCCAGCAACCGACGGCGTTGGCGCGCCCCGTTAGAGCTTGTGCCGTCCCCTATTGGAGGGTGCCCCCATTCAAGTCGAACCGAAAGCCCTCGTCCGCCGTCTCACGCCCACCGCCACCCGCACGCTGGAGGCCGCGGTCGCACGCGCCAGCAATGGGCACTCCTATGAAATCGTGGCCGAGCACATGCTCGCGCAGATGCTCGAGGCCGATGACTCGGACGTCGCCCGTCTACTGCACCACTTTCAAGTGGATCG
Encoded proteins:
- the tssG gene encoding type VI secretion system baseplate subunit TssG; translated protein: MASEERLPDAFVEPARHLAEEAPHVGFFQLVSYLERLTASGAARVGSIGPVNEEMIRFRHDPSLGFSSGDVSGVTLRQVPVRAEDPFSRRPLFEVVTHFLGLTGSVSPLPLYIAEEIAQEDPDHAVRREFLDLFHHRLLSLLYRIESKYRITSEANSDNTDQWSRRLLALAGFDTYEGGHTGKLSTRRLLRIVPLLASRARTADKLEAALEDVLGKELEGARVRVEQFVGRWVDIDARLQLGRRNHMLGKNTVLGGKAYDRMGKIKIHIEPLPTTVYRRMLPGGDLLPQAREVVKLFLKDPLEYEFELGLTEGVTQTFHLLTLQAAQLGRDTWLGKGKQVRLSIPVT
- the tssF gene encoding type VI secretion system baseplate subunit TssF, whose product is MFSKYYLSELSYLREMGRAFGLANPSVAGLLVERGADPDVERLLEGFAFLTARIRERVDDDVPEMVQGLTELLLPHYLRPVPACSIMEFTPQVRALRGRSRIAAGAEVASQPIDGTSCVFRTTSDVDLLPLTVQDAVLDRSSVSSPVLRLFFQTTEQGLEELQRPQGLRLFIHGELSASTLILLWLLRYCRQVRVRGASGGEGVVLQPTCIRPVGLDRDFPLLPWPRAFNGYRLLQEYFTLPEKFLFFKIQGLEAAASVLEERFEIAFHLERPPPLDARITREMFRLHCTPAINLFQTPADPLVHHALGSEHLVRASELSPSHAEVYSVDSVTGLAAGRSERRTYQPFHEFEHTVGEEAEPTFYRLRRIQSPVDDGIDTYLTLETPRDVAPVLGAEEVLSIDLTCTNRSLPARLQVGDICLPTSASPTNAKFKNISPVSRPARAPLGTELHWRLLSHLAINQHAIADASALRRLLDLYNFQALADNLAARASRLRINAVRTVETRPLTRFLEGTPVRGNHSLVELDETNFMGVGDAFLFGCILDELLAAHVTLNSFNELAIRLQPSQSEFAWLPRNGSLTLL